CCTAGGCCTGGTTTTGCAATGTAAATGTGTCCTCAACCTCGTAACGTGACTAATAATTGGATTCAGCTCTTTCTCTTTGATTTATTTACATGCATCGCGGTGACTTCCGCAGGTGTGATTATGTACACCAACACAGCAGTAACGCGGATTAACATGCCAAACACCTTCCAGCGGTGGCGTGTTTCCTGCGGGCTTTGTCTACACTTTTGTCACCGGGGCAGCATACTGTCCGTGCTGGCCGCATATCAAAGTGCGCCAGAGTCTAGGCAAGGGAGGCGCCTAGGACCAAATGTGACAAAGTTAATCCATTTAAGAGTATTCATTAAATAAACGCTATATGCTGTAGTACTAATTGAGACCCCTATCATTGGCctacttttcttttctctctctctctgacggCGCGTTTAGGTTACGCTCAAATGACTCCGTGAAGCATGTGATAGATAGCAACGTAGCAAAATTCATAATTGACTCACTTATTTAATTAGGCTGCTTATTGCGTCCCCGACATCTCTTTGCAATACTTACAATTAGGAAGTTTGCTTTGCTTAAACATAGACAGAAACAAATATATGTGTTTGTAATGTAACCTTGTTTTAAAACCATGCAAAGCCTCTGTCATCTTTCACCGTCGTTTTGATAGGAATGCAGGCAACCTGAGTACAATTTATGGTTGCTGAATCTTTAAAATTTGAGGAAAGACGGGGGCAAAAAGAAAAACTGACTTTAACTATTGTGAGTTAACGTTAAGTAGATACAACATTTTACACTCAAGTAGTCTAGCCTAACTTTAAGCGTGTTTTTAAATCTTAGTCTTTAAAATCGTTGGTCTTTTGCACGGAAACCCTGaatgaccaaaaatattttaaacaccaCCAGAAGCAATAATGGAAAGCAGCATTTTCAGTAATATCAGAACCATATAATCATATTCATATCTGATCTATGTTCATGTTTCTttcttcatcatttttttttcttcataatacTACGTATTTTGCAATAGATTTACACTGCATTTTCCCATTGATACATTCCTGTTTATATGTTCAACATACAGAAAAAGCCACTGTTCATGATTAGTTTATTCAAGATTCAAAATCtttattattgaatattattaatgaaaataatgcagtttattgaataattttcACTTGTTGATACACAAAGATTAAATGAGACCACAATCAATTTAAATTtctcagttttattaaaattatgttaatatatagttatatatagaaAAGGCAACTATTaataaaaagtgcaataaaaaatatGGGAGAGGGGTGGGGGTTATTTTGGTCCTCGAGGTCTGCGTCTTTGGTGTCCGTGGTGTCCGTGCCTCCGTGCGCAAACGTGTTTGACAGTGACCTGAGAGCAGTTCTCACACTTTACTGTGCAGCACCAGTGGAACTTGCAATTGCAGCTACTCACTATCTCTGTGCGCATCTCCTCCACTCGCAGACCGCACTCATGGCACAGTCTGCGGCAGCTTCTCCTTTCCCACTGCGTGAGACTTTCCCCGTGTTGCACGCACTCCCGACCCTCCGTGCCAAGAAGCCCGATGCTTAGGTTCTTGGCGCAATAATCCGGCGAGTCCTCCAGATATATGAGTTCAGACCGGGGAATGGAGCCGAAAGTGTCTGCCATGGCCACGCGGTTGTCTGCGCTGTTGGCCGCGCGCATTCGTCTCTTGTCCATTTCGAGTTTCTGGGCCTGGCCGTGCTTCACTTTAAGGTAATTGCCAATCTCACGGAAATCAGAAAGCTGCATCCAGCACGTTTGCATTGTGCAGCTTTCTGACATGCCATGGCACCTACAGATCCTCTTCATGGTAGCCTTGACAGCCTAGAACACGAAGCTATTGTTAATGGACAGATCTTATGTGTATGTAAGCTTATTCTTCCTACATATAAACAtgtcaaaatattttcaaaaaagtttCATTAACCACAAAAGTTAGTTGGCGAAACAAATACAGTTCAGAACAACACAGTAGCAGAGAATTCGCCTTTTTAGATGTAACATAACTGCTTAGTTGCGTAATATAGTTTGCCACGTCACTTGCGCAATATAAATAGCctatatcaaaaaaataaatgaatcaaaaaaaaaaaaaaaaaaaaaaaaaaaaaaacatggcgcCCCCTATTGGAGCGGTATGATTGGCTATTTTCGTTTAATTTTTAATACttgattttagaatattttaatactgtttgtcagatgttttacttcgtcatttattaatttaaactttGATATGAAAAATATTGCTCAACTCAACTTACCAAACGTCCAGCTTCATTATTATGAAGATTAACTGCAGCTCGAGAGTCTTGTCCAGTCTCAAGCGCATCCAGGTATTCTTTAGAAATTCTCTCGCCAAAATCCACATTGTCGCTACATCCCCCCCAAAGCCAACCACGACCCCCTGAAATAAACAATGTTTAACCCATAAGCGCATCATGACTGTTAAACAgcaaagtcttaacttttattGCATTGTTAATACATAAAAAGTTTGTAGTGTTTAGTAATGTTCTTACCGAGTTTGCCGTTCCTCGAACTGTCACATCCGCAGTCGTCCAGATCTCCAAGACTGCAGTTTCTGGTTAAAGTGTGCATAACGCCTGCTGCGCTTATTGCGTGAACAAAAGACGTCTCCCTCGTTGCTAGAGAAGTTTAattaaaagttagtttttttttatttatttttacgttttTAGAGATAAACATCTCACATTTATGAACATATCTTACAACTTCTGAAGCCTTTGTAAGTAGAAAGTTGCAGCGCGCTGTCTGGGCAGTTCCACCTGTCCCAAGCAAACTGATGTTTGCACTCACGTATTCCGCTTTGCGCACCCACCTGCACACTACTTGCATAGGTAAGATAAGCCTATAAGAAGATAAGATAACCAGTTTGAGGATTTtgatattatacaaaaaaataaaacaacaacaatatcatatggttttgtaatattttttttttcttcgttatctttttcacttttttaccTTTGGTCCAGTCATCAACAAATTGTTCATTTTCCTATGGAAGCaaaaggcaaaataaaatacGCGTTATGTTAACAAGAGCAATTATGTTTACATTAAAACAACTGGTAATAATTCGCTAATGCAGCCTCACCATGTGTGCCCAGGGAGAGCCTTGTCGcagataaagaataaaaaaaaacaaaggaagaAATAAGCCATTATCTTAGATCCACAGCGATAAAGCAGACAATGTACTGTTTCGAGAAAGTGATGTGCCTTCGTGTATTTTAAACTCCTCCCAAATGGGGTCAGAATACCTTTTGTTACAGGATTCCTGCCAAGCTATTGGTCTACAGTCACCAGCCAAGTCAAGGAAACGCCTCCAATGCACTTCAAAGGATATCAATACACTACAGCTGATTCTCTCTCCCCGGACAGGGTCCCAACTCGTGGATCTGATGCATAATTCAATTGTGAATTGGAGTGATTTTGCATCGTTTGTTGACCAATAAACATTCGAACCAGTTGTCAAACATGCACAATGAAATTGACCACTCGGAGACtgtaatatagttttaaatatttaattacaaaataagtcaatttaatacatataaacacaatgtgatagttaaaaaataattgcCTTAAATAAGTTCCATAAAAACAGAACACTTCAAGCCCCTTGTAAAATATTACACACTGTCAAGTGATCtttgcgagagaaaaaaaaacatggtgcAAATATTCAAAACAACCTTTCAACATAACCAAATCTGTGATCTAATGTCGATAACGAAAAAGTGCAAACAATGAAGTTAGGCCTATGTGAAATTAGAATTTAGGACGTGACCAATTCAGTTGACAGAGGGACGAGAAAGCCATAATATGGGGTTCGAATTTACATTTCTCCTTATAGTAATGTGCATAATAATAATCAACAGTAAAAGGATGTATATCTTAAAATacccatataaaatatatttacattggaAATATACAAGTTAATATATTTGCAAAGATGAGTTTATCTATTACGCGCATGCTGTCTTCTTCGTGAATTGTTGTGCGGCCGACGTCTTTTGTGCCTTTTTGCGCAAAAATACTTGGCCACAGTCTGAGTGCATGTTTCACATTTGACTGTGCAACACCAGTGGAATTTACAGTTACAGCTGCTCACAGTCTCTATCCTCCTCTCTTCAACTTTCAGACCACATTCGTGGCAGAGCCGCCTGCAGCTTCTCTTCTCCCACTGAGAGAGATTCTTTCCACTTTGTAGGCATTCCCTGCCTTCTGTTCCATGAAGTCCCAGGCTGAGGTTTTTCACGCAGTAGTCTGGAGAATCTTCCATATAAATGAGTTCTGTGCGCGCAACGCTGCTGAACGTATCCGCGATTGCGCCGCGATTGTCCGCACTGTTACCAGCCCTTATCCGAATTTTGTCCATCTCCAGCTTCTGTGCTTGATCGTGTTTCATTTTCAGATAGTTACCGATATCTCTGAAGTCAGCCAGCTGCATCCAACATGTCTGAATACTGCAGCTTCCAGATACACCATGACACTTGCAGGTCCTTTTGAGAGTTGCTTTGACAGCCTGAAATTTATAAAGTTTCACTTTAGCCATACGCACCTACGTGccgcaataataataataataataaaatcgttTGACTGGAGAAAGTTAAGTAGATCAATAAGAGAATACAATTATACTCACAAGTCGACCAGCTTCGTTGTTGTGCAGGTTGACTGCAGCGCGAGAGTCGTGACCACTTTCCAGCGCGTCCACAAATTTTTTAGCGATTCTTTCTCCAAAGTCAACATTGTCACTGCAGCCTCCCCAAACCCAACCACGACCACCTTAGAAATTAGAAAACAGTCTAATATAATTGGTCTGAAagcattaaatgattttaaatacagatagttcatattaataaataataaaaatgtcatacCCATTTTTCCTATCTTGGAGTCGTCACAGCCACAGTTATCGAAGTCCCCCATGCTACAGTTCTTTGTCAATGTGTACATAACTCCAGCAGCACTTATGGCATGCACAAAAGCGGTCTCTCTGGTGgctaataaaagtaataataaagacattataatataataataaagacgTTATTAGCATGTTCAATTCAATGCATAAAACGTTAAATCTGGAACAGTTAGTGTTTTTAAGTTCTTGGTGTTGCaatataagtttttgtgcaaaaaagtaaaaaaataaaataaataataataattaaaagtgaaCAATTAAAGCAGAATGCATAATCTGATTTTAATAATGCTTACCACTTCGCAGACCGTTATGTGTAGATAACTGCAGCGCGCTTTCCGGACAGTTCCACCTGTCCCATGTGAACTGATGTTTACACTCTTCAATACCACTCTGAGCCCCAGCCTGCACACTGCTGGTGTACGTAAGGTAAGCCTGATGAACGTAAAAGACAAACATTAATTAGACACTGTACGATCCGAGGTTTTTATGCAAGTATCAaagtaacatatttaaaaaaaaatatggctgACATAGATAGGAGAACTTATATTAGGCTACCTTTGGTCCGGTCATCAGAAAGTTATTCACcgaccttgaaaaaaaaaaaatatatacagcatgCGTTAacaagttttataaataaataccagtgacaaaacaaatgaaatataataatatctcgAAAATTctataaattctaaaaatgtctgTACCATGCTGTTGTCGACAGAATGTGACAGCACATAGACATCACCACCAACGCAAAAAGCTGGCAAGGGTCCATTGGTGCGTGAGCGACCCCTGATTCTTCAACGCTCCCTTCTTGTGGAGATGCAAGACACAAACACTGAGATAGATACCCAGGAAGAGACAGAAGACATGTGACTCAGTGCTCGAACGAGCAAGGCATTTATACCTGTCGCCAACTTTGAGTGACAGGCATCTCCCAACCTTTGACAATTTGCTGTGAAAAGACGTCGAGGAGGTCACTGGAACTGCGCGGCCTTAACCGCACTTCAAAGCTTTAACACTTTTCACTAAGCCATTCATTCTATCTTTCAATAAGAATTCGTTTCAGTATGTTTATTGATAAACTTTTTTAGTTAGTTTGACTAGTTCAAATTAGTTAGTTGCTATCCGTTCAAAATAATTCTGCCACTTTAATGTGTTACAATTTGTGTATTTGAAAGACAATTTAAATGAACGGGGCTGTCCAAAGCCATCAGATTGTTCGTCTAATATCCATTCACTCGTTGAAggtgttgtgtagtgtattcaTGAATATGCTGAATGTTGATTCCGTATTGGACATGTACCACTGGACATGCATTTTTGCATCAGAATAGCCCTTTTGTCTGACTTTTTAAATAAGGGTTTATTAGTTTAGAAATAATACTGGGCGTTTCTATACACAATAAGGTAGCTACATCAATAGGCTATACACAAAATAATACGTATAGtcatacatttaacattttaaattcattttggtTTATTTAAGCTTCTTGACTTTATATATGTTCTTTATTTTAGTCTTGGCTTTTCACGTTTTGGGAAAGTGTTTTACCGGGAAATGACACTGAAACGTAAGGGGCTGCTCTACATTGTATACAATAAGCCATAAAATCATTCGGCTCCGTTCGCAAAGGGCCATGCAAATAACATGTAACACTTCTACGGCTCTGACACTCTGGTGTTAATAGAAGACAAGCTGATCCCCTGGGAACAGCTCTGGTGTTAAAAATGTCTGGAAATGTAGTCAGATGTAGCCTATAAAGTGCAACATGTCATGTAGCCTACTAGTctgcaaaaaatatatagcctacGATTTATTCGATCATTTGGCTTTTGGAACATTGGACTCGAgtgaaaattaatacatttcaagTTGCCCATTTCTTTGGTTTatcaaaaaggtttaaaatgtttaaaaaagtataaaaaaaaaataaaaaaaactgatttgctTATGAACTCTTAATTAGAATGTCTGCATAATATGAGTTATTCATTTTAGAGTGTGTGGTATGAAAATGATTGCTGCCAGAGTGAATGAGGCTTCTTGAAGTTGTGAGGGCACAGGCGCTGCCTCCATGTTGCCACGTCCAGCTATTATAAACGTTTTTGGACTTTTCTTTCAGCTTAATTTGAAGCTTTAGAAAATTAATAAAGTAGGGCATTGCAGTTTATGGTTATCGGTATCTTTATATTATCttaattgcaaaatatttgaaatatatatatatatatatatatatatatatatatatatatatatatatatatatatatatatatgtgtgtgtgtgtgtgtgtgtgtgtgtgtgtgtttgtttgtttgttttaatatcaatatctggcaacactgcatcGAAGGTGTGGCACTTAAACTGACCACAATCAAAAAAGCCCATGGACAGGCTATTGCTGACAGGAACTGTAGGCCTAacagtaaaatgtattgtttcatgAATAATAAACGGCTGATAAAATGATCCACCCCTAACCATACTAAAGTTTTAACAAATTTCGATGCATAAATAGGGTATGGATTATCATTCCCCCAGAACAGAAAACATCTTTCACTTCTTTTGAAGTGTTTATAGTGTACATACTTAGTTGTATTTGTAGAGTTTATTAtatcactttttttcttctttttttttaaacctaattTTCAAATCCTGACTTTGGCCATGTCAACAGCTGAACCATGTAAACAAAAGGATCATGCCGATTATATTTCATCATTTTACTTTCGATGACTTTTGCGATTAAATAATATGCTATAAGGAGATGTGATTTTTATAAACTGTTGCTCGTCGAAGATTAATTGTAGAAACCAGGTATTTACATCTTCGAATCAAATCGATAGCCACTCAAAATCCCTTTTCAAAGCAGTATTTATTTGATGGTCGGATAATGGTTTAACCAATTCTGCTGGCTGGAAGACAATGGAGGGACGCGCAAGTGAGGATAATCCCCACTAATTGGACATCGGGATCATCAAGTCTACAAGGTGCCTGAAACCCAAATTCCCACACCTACTTGTCACAAAACAAAACCGTATTTAACAATGATCTGGTACAAGTGGACCTCACCTAAACGGGACCGTCGTGCCATAAACGGTCTCTAGCAGACATCTCAGAATGGTTTTATGGAACTAAGGGGAATGGCACGTCGCTTACTTTCACGCTTTAATTCACGTGACTAACAAGAACGAATAATCACAAAGAAAACATTGAAATGGCTAGATTATCACCACagcgtttttttttaaagtccagAAATCAATCACAGCGTTTACTCCCTACATCAGCCTGATATCAGGGAACATGGCTCACCTTGCTGCACAGATGATCCATTTTGAGGAGTCGCTCACGGAAGCTCAGGTGCAGTTCATTAGCCAATGCTGTGTTAAGGCTTTTCGCCTTGTTTTGTGATTAATGAAAGCACATGGCCTACATGTTCTTTTGAGACGTGTTTTGTTCAAGTTTTTGTGAGAAATATTTGTGAAATCATAAATAGTATCATTTGACCTAAATAAactttttcttcttaaaattGTCAAAGATTTAGACCTAATAAAAAGTAGAAACTCCTCTATTAACAATTCCGCAGATACGGTAAAGTTATACCCTCTTCTATCATTTATATGCACTATATTCAAAATAACCAGTTTATTAGGTGTTTGCACGGGCAACATAGGCGATTTAAACCAATTAAagacattttactttttatttgtttttaagtctTAATCGGCTTACTTGATTGTTTTTAGTTATGTCAGATTTCGAGAGAGATAAATTGGTCATAAAAGGTTGTTCAGAGTGCGGTAAATGTGGCAGGAACAGTGACGCCAGTGCGCAGCATCGCTTCTCAGTAACATCTCAGCCATAATTGAGTTCAAAGGGGATCTAGGCGCGTCCTCTAGCACCTCATCAGCAGGTGTTAATTCTAAAAACAAGAATAGCCATGTTAAATAGCTACATGTAGTATCGGACAATCAGCGGTGTTCAAGCTGCAGGATGACCTGACGAGAAGACGAACTTTTCTCGGCGCTTTTTTAATTCATTGGTTGGATGAAGGTAGGCCTATCTCATGCCGTCGAGAGTATATGATTGTAATGCACTGAGCAGTACTACTGTAAGTGGCTTCAGGTGTGACATAATAAGGATAGTGGTGATTAATAGTGGTGCCTCTGCTGAACACACCACAAAACAAACccttttattttacacttttatggTTTTTTACTTTATTAGCACAGTTCTTTAAGTTTATGCCAGGctgaaaactaaaatattttctaagtaaacacTTAATTCATTCTGAATTTCCAGTTCTACTACTAAAAATCGTATACTTTCTAACTCCTATCTTTGCCTTCAACTTCAACAAGTTTGATGCCActgcttatatatttatttcaagtcAGGTCTGACAGATgattattgcaatatattttaattcaagaGTAATGTTCTCAAACCTGTTcacattgtgacaacttaccccaccGTTGGTGCCTGATAGAGTGAGGTTCATGAATTACAGTACTGTTAGGTTTGGATTCAGAAGGAtttttggcaaaataaataattattttattaatcgagatttacttatttgatcaaaggtgacagtaaagacttacaaaattatttttaactttctgttcatcaaagtatattgtaaaaaaaaaaaaaagtataaaagtttccacaaaaacattaagtagCACAAATGTTTCAACTGTTAAGAAGAAATGTTACTTCAGCACCAGGTCAATACAtgagaatgatttccgaaggatcgtgtgacacttaaGAATAGAGTAATGGTTGCTTTGTCATCTAAatagcttttaaaaaatatattaaaatagaagaaaaaaaaaagagtaattttaGGACTAATgtgtaataaaactgtatttttgattaaacaaattcAGCCTTTGTGAGCAAAAAAGACTTTGACTTTGTGTTTTGAATAATCATGTACTTGCACCTAAAGAAAAGTCTTTTTTAGAAGAGGAGTCATATttggtattttatttgttttacatttcattttctttatttcatgatgaaaccctttaaaaaaatgcaataaacagaATTTGGTAAAATATCTATGAACCCTGTCTCAAGTTTTCCCCCTTCATCACACTCCCATTCATAGGCCCCAGTGACTCCAATCGAAATGGTAACCATGTATCACATGGGACAATAGCACCCTTTAAACAGAAATAGGAATTGTAACATCTGCCATGTCAGAAGAACATGTCATGTGCTTGTCTTCTCCTTGTCTCTTAGGTCAAGGGGTGGCATCGCCTTTCCTCTCCTGCTCAATGGCTGAAAACAGAAAGAGATGAaatataaatgctttagaagaGTAAATGCCTTTATTGTGCCAGTAAAGCttcttaagagagagagagagagagagagagagatgtgtttgATGGATGAGGGATGGCATTATTGCAAACATGCTTATTCACATGGGGAATTCTGCAAGCAGGCTTAGGTCTGCACTGCAATGCTGATGGAGGACTTTGAGCTGACACCCATCTGCTGACATAAGAGGCTGAAAAAAAGACTGAGCAGACTGAGAGTGGTAGAAAAACCAGAGAAAGGTATATAAGATGGAAGATAAAGAAATGGCtggaacaaaacaataaataaagagagaaggTAGACAGATCACTGCAGAGAAGAGAAGGGCAGATGGGGGAGAAAAGAGAGAGACCAACACCACACCCCAAACTGACTGGACACACTGAATGCTGTAATGTAACAGACACTCACTCTCTTTGGTGGGCAGAGGGTTCTTCTCTTTTGTCTCAGTCTTCTTCAGCTTGGTTTTGTCAAACCTGGCGATTTCTGTGAGGTCTGGCTTGTCAGACATGATTGCTGTCAGCAGAGATGACAGATGTGACTTACAGAGCACTGACCTTGCGTTTGTCTTTTGTAGCGTTTCATAAAGAAATCTTGCATGCTGTTAATTCACCTATTATTTTAGCCATTGTACAGCAAGgtcttaaaatgttaaattttttattaaaacgcCTAGATATTACAatcatttcaaatgttaaaccatcAAAATGCTACATTTCAAGAGTGCTCAGCTTTTGAGAAAAGTCAGTCGGATGCTAAGGGAAGAAATGTTTCTGTTCTctctgtacatgtgtgtgtgatgGTAGCATGTAGAACACGTGTGTTCCAGCATGGATGTATAATGTTCT
This DNA window, taken from Carassius auratus strain Wakin chromosome 14, ASM336829v1, whole genome shotgun sequence, encodes the following:
- the wnt8-2 gene encoding protein Wnt-8a ORF2; this encodes MAYFFLCFFLFFICDKALPGHTWKMNNLLMTGPKAYLTYASSVQVGAQSGIRECKHQFAWDRWNCPDSALQLSTYKGFRSSTRETSFVHAISAAGVMHTLTRNCSLGDLDDCGCDSSRNGKLGGRGWLWGGCSDNVDFGERISKEYLDALETGQDSRAAVNLHNNEAGRLAVKATMKRICRCHGMSESCTMQTCWMQLSDFREIGNYLKVKHGQAQKLEMDKRRMRAANSADNRVAMADTFGSIPRSELIYLEDSPDYCAKNLSIGLLGTEGRECVQHGESLTQWERRSCRRLCHECGLRVEEMRTEIVSSCNCKFHWCCTVKCENCSQVTVKHVCARRHGHHGHQRRRPRGPK
- the LOC113113904 gene encoding protein Wnt-8a-like gives rise to the protein MDHLCSKCLCLASPQEGSVEESGVAHAPMDPCQLFALVVMSMCCHILSTTAWSVNNFLMTGPKAYLTYTSSVQAGAQSGIEECKHQFTWDRWNCPESALQLSTHNGLRSATRETAFVHAISAAGVMYTLTKNCSMGDFDNCGCDDSKIGKMGGRGWVWGGCSDNVDFGERIAKKFVDALESGHDSRAAVNLHNNEAGRLAVKATLKRTCKCHGVSGSCSIQTCWMQLADFRDIGNYLKMKHDQAQKLEMDKIRIRAGNSADNRGAIADTFSSVARTELIYMEDSPDYCVKNLSLGLHGTEGRECLQSGKNLSQWEKRSCRRLCHECGLKVEERRIETVSSCNCKFHWCCTVKCETCTQTVAKYFCAKRHKRRRPHNNSRRRQHARNR
- the LOC113113906 gene encoding thymosin beta-like produces the protein MSDKPDLTEIARFDKTKLKKTETKEKNPLPTKETIEQERKGDATP